atgccataaattaattaattttcactaataACTCACGTAtctatacctaaaagtaataatatttagatactttttgaaataattgatagtagtttttcggaatctacaaaaattagtaaactactttgcattaagtaaataatagtactacttattgataacagattccacttttttactattatttactcatttttaaCATTCTGTTTTTTCCGTGGAAAAAAACCTGAGATGTCTGTCTGTATGTACGGATGTTGGTAACcacaataacttaaaaaatacacaatcaattgatttattcgattttttattaaacttgaattcttaagtatatatataattataataaataaagcgTTCCTTATATCTAttaatcactttttaaaagaGTAAGAGTTTTGCacgtttgaattttcaaacttttttttttctgtaagcGAAAAATGCctgaaaatattgattatttttgtttaaacacTCGTTATTTGTCACATCCAAGCcataaatttaagtcaaaaagtAAACTCCAATATAGTAATTTCCATTTATCTTTTTTGTTTCAGGAATACTGAAGAAATGGCAATTGATATTCTACGGCACGGCCACCAATCCCATTAGATTACGAACTCGTCAATTTAATCCGGTACATCATCAGTCGTATTATTCTTCATACAATCCCTCTGAATTATCCTTCCCGCACGATCGCTCATTGGGGGGATCAGATCAACACAACGAATTCGATTTTCGTCAATCTGTCTTTCAGAATTATCCAGGTGCTTACGCGGGTGCTGCCTCCAATATTCAAGCATCGGTAGCATCTTTAGACGGTTCATCAGCATCAATTCTCACCAACCGATTACCCGGTGATGTCTCCGATGATATATCAAGATCACTACAAGGCTCCCTAGATCCATCTAAGCGAGTTCTACATGACTGCGATCCACAGTGTGATCATCAAGGATGTTATGGAACAGGTCCAACAGAGTGTATTGCCTGTAAAACCTATCGACTTGATAAGTGGGTTCATTGTGTCTATTTCTActtatgtttaaatttatcacataCTTTTATTACAACTTAATACAACTAACatacttttctttatttctttttttatttattcatcattcaGTATGTGCGTAAGTCGTTGTCCGCCAAGAAGTTTTCCAAATCAAGGTGGCGTCTGCTGGCCCTGTCATGAATCATGCGAAACATGCGCTGGCGCTGGCCAAGACTCTTGTCTATCATGTGCTCCAGCTCATTTAAGAGTTACCGATCTTGCAGTTTGTCTTCAACAATGTCCTGAGGGTTATTACGAAAGTATGTAAACACTTTTTGTTttcgttaatatttaaactagtAATCCGATGCagagaaattttgaataattgatGTTAATTggtcatcaaaaaatttataattggtagctttttaaattcaatggcAGTTTTCGCGCTGAATTTATATTGTCcagaaatttgtttaaaaaattttagctgaCATTTCGCATTTAAatagaaccaaaaaaaatgtactgattttaaatgaaaatttttttcaatgagcaTTAGGATGACCCAAAAAactcgactatttttttctttcgaatctcttataaaaatttgttggcttacgatgttttaagaagcctctccaaaaatcagctcgataaaaaattttcaagaggtcgctcatgaatttttaaaatatcaaaaattattgaaattcggattttctacttctaaattttttttgtcgtggCAAtagtttgtatttataaaatcatgtctatgctaaaaatttaagcccaaaatttaaatatttaaacagcgctcaaaaattttgaatattaactgataatatgtgactaatactttgaattagtttttgtatttttttataacccattttttgtcatttcactaaaatataacttttgcataaccaaaaatatacaggacagtcttaaacaataaaatttggtaagttttgaataagcgaaaagacctaaaaattattattatattttatattcattgtgatgcaaattgataatgaaaaaatcgagaaactttattattaatattcaagggtcgctcgaaaacgttcaaaagacagcactcggaaacattcaaaattcttgagcgaggtttaaatatttaaattttgggcttaaattttcagcgtagtcatgatttcacaaatataaactattgctgtcacaaaaaagaaaaaatttagaactaaaaaattcgaattttaataatttttgatattttaaaaattcatgagcgacctcttctaaatttttattgagctgatttttggagaggcttcttaaaacatcataaaccaataaattttcataagagactcaaaaaaaaaaaaatagtcggtttttttgggccaccctaatgagcatattgattatttttatatttgatattgtctaaaaaatgattttatacaaaattgatcgaaaattttttattttaattgaccattaaatttctgatcatcagacagtaaaaaaattccactcatttttgatcaataattaaaattttatatatttacctcattaaaaaattacgaatttaaaaacttgacatcagagtgaatgcggattaaaataaaattttcatcactCCGAATTAAAATTTGCTAAAAAAGAAACTCCTATTTACTCAGTCCACGgagtgacttttttttacaactccAATAACGGAGTAAttccgattgaaataaaatccatattcaCTCTAAATGTTCTAAATACTGTCcgtataatcaaaataaaaaaaaaaattattttacagataGTGAAAATTCAACATGTGTACCATGTGAAGCCAACTGCGCAAGTTGTCAAGACCGACCTGACCACTGTACAACGTGCGATCATCATCTCGTAATGTACGACAATAAATGTTACGCCGCATGTCCACTTTACACCTACGAAACCCAAGATTACAATTGCGCGCCATGTCATCAAAACTGTGAAACATGTAATGGCACTGGAGAAAATCAGTGCATCAGTTGTAAGCCAGGATTCTTTTCATTAAATGGCATGTGTCAAAGCTCATGTCCAGCGGGTTACAGCGCTGATAAAAAAAGGCGGGAATGTATGCCCTGTTCACTCGGATGTGCCACTTGCATTACATCAAGCTGCACTAGTTGCATTGAGGGATGGAGTATCAGTAAAAAAGGCATATGTGTACCCGATAGCCGGAGTAAGTGTGAGGTTGCTCAATACTATGAAGTAGATAATTGCAAACCGTGTCATTCGAGTTGTGAAACATGTGCTGGACCTAGTGAAGATTTTTGTACGTCCTGTGCAAGCCCATTGTTACTTCAAAGCCGGCGTTGTGTTGCACAGTGTGACGATGGTTATTATTCATTAGCCCAACCATCTAGGCCAATTTGTTCGCCGTGTCTCCACACCTGCAAAACTTGTGTATCACGACTTAATTGCACAGCGTGTCAAGAGGGATTGCAATTACAAAGCGGGGAATGTAGATCATCGTGTGCGCAAGGATACTACAGTGACCGCGGTCAGTGCGCCAAGTGTTATCTCTCGTGTAAAACATGCTCAGGTCCACGTAGAGACCAGTGTGTTAGTTGCCCACAAGGTTGGCAACTGGCTGCCGGTGAGTGCCATCCAGAATGCCCGGAGGGGTtctttaaatcaaattttggcTGTCAAAAATGCCATCATTATTGCCGTACTTGCAAAGGTGAAGGCCCTCTTGAGTGCACTTCCTGTCCAGCTCATTCAATGCTAGAGGGTGGGTTGTGTATGGCTTGTCTTGGCGCACAGTATTACGATCCTTTGAcacaattatgtaaaaattgtCATAGTGATTGTCGACGTTGTACGGGTCCGGGTAAATTTAGTTGTGCTGCTTGTACTTTACCCTTGCACTTTGATAAACTTAATAATCAGTGTGTGCCATGTTGTCCGACGACCAAGAAAAAGTCTGACACTGATGAATGTTGTGTTTGTGATCCAGAAACTGGTGGCTGCAGGAACAGTTCACCTGCTGGTAAAAGACGTGTACCTGGTAGTGAAATTTCTGCTGATACGATACCACAATTCGATACTGGATTTGAAAGTCTCAATAGTGATACGAAAGATCACAATCCTAATTATGCTGTTACTGCAGCGACTATGATGGCCGTTGCTATTTGTGTTGCCTCGGTTGCCTTATTTGTAGCCATTTTTGTCGCCTTAcaggtaataattaattattattgttattacattgattatttttttgatacttataatttgaatttatttttaaattaattatcctaAAGTTAGTAGACGATtggcaattttttaattttttttaagacaaagcaattataaaaaaaaaaaaaatgaaaatatgcacaagtaaaaaattttaaaaaactctaagtgaaatttttttaaataattttttattcctataacttaatgttttgaaaaaaaaatctaaaaatgaagcagcagatttttaaatttttaaataaacgatctcaatttaaaaattatttgtaaaaaatctcaaaagtatttttcaaaatttttctgtgtattttcaaataattttttataacactactcaatttatttataaaaactgaaaaattgtCAAACGTCCGCCTTTTTATAATACTGAAATCAGTCGacgtttaatattttgatttttgaaaaatgataaattttgtttctttaattgCATTGtagttttgttaattttctaCTTGTgcgtatttttagtttttttttttttcctttttaaattgaatgttgaaaaaaaaatccaaaaattgtcaTTCATTGACGGCTTTCTGGATCATCGCCATTTttagtatcataaaattatctgagtatatatattagggtgacccaaaaaactcgactttttttttcgagtctcttatgaaaatctgttggtttacgatgttttaagaagcctctccaaaaatcagctcaataaaaatttagaagaggtcgctcatgaatttttaaaatatcaaaaattattaaaattcgaattttttagttctaaatttttttcttttttatgacagcaatagtttatatttgtgaaatcatgactacgctgaaaatttaagcccaaaatttaaatatttaaacctcgctcaagaattttgaatgtttccgagtgctgtcttttgaacgttttcgagcgacccttgaatattaataataaagtttctcgattttttcattatcaatttgcatcacaatgaatataaaatataataataatttttaggttttttcgcttattcaaaacttaccaaattttattgtttaagattgtcctgtatatttttggttatgcaaaagttatattttagtgaaatgacaataattgggttataaaaaaatacaaaaactaattcaaagtattagtcacatattatgagttaatattcaaaatttttgagcgccgtttaaatatttaaattttgggcttaaatttttagcatagacatgattttataaatacaaactaTTGccacgacaaaaaaaaaatttagaagcagaaaatccgaatttcaataatttttgatattttaaaaattcgtgagcgacctcttgaaaattttttatcaagctGATTTTTAGAGAGGCTTTTTAAAACATtctaaaccaacaaattttcataagagactttcaaaaaaaatagtctgtttttttttggccaccctaatatatattatttaaatttgcaaattattaaattttttttttatatatttttccaggCTGTATCAAGAAAACGTGAATCAACAAATGGATATACAAAACTGGCGATGAGAGTTGAACCATCAGATGAAATAGAAGTTGATGACATGACCGAGCTAATGACCTAGATctaattaatgaagaaataattaaacgtaAAGGAACTTTCCAAACcttggaaataaataaatcacataAAAACTCATCAAGTGACATATGTGCTTTCTCCTCATCGtgtaatagtgaaaaaaaaacacaaataatTACACCATAAaacgttaaattaatttttatcaaacaatGATAAAATGctagatattttgttttttaagtgaggagaataaatgataattaaaattgtctgcATGTATGTAATATAAGAGAGTTACTGTTTAATGATCGAATATTGAGAAACGAATGGGTTTGTGTTTATagtgtaaacaaaatattaaaccaATGATTATATGAAGAACAACAAAAGAAACGAAATGAACAAAATAATGTGATTCACTTAGAGGCAATTATTGTTGAGTGTAATTGACATTTGTAACTCGCACAAGAGTGATTGAGGGATATCGTAAAGTGCCTGATTAGTGATACCCACACCATTCTTCAAACTTACTCGACTAttctattttacttttatattttttatttcctctttcgtaaacatataaaaaaaaaagcaaaaaattcttttatgaCTCgcggaatttattttaaaaatatttttctcattttattatttaaataaataacgcgcgaattaaatttgattgtgCAGAAGTAAACTTTTTCTTCATTCAACAAACatcgaaaaattcaaactaaaaatttaaaagaaaaaaataataataacaagtaTCAGGCATTTATTAAACaaagctatatatatatatctatatatatatacatataaatatatatccgagtaaaaaaaattcgtttcaaAAAGAT
Above is a window of Microplitis demolitor isolate Queensland-Clemson2020A chromosome 1, iyMicDemo2.1a, whole genome shotgun sequence DNA encoding:
- the LOC103569587 gene encoding furin-like protease 2 isoform X1, giving the protein MSSEAAILGLVLLVAIVGANRVLDTSRPTETKIQRPRVIYNNHFAIHVPDGPEAAAAIASKHEFDILGQIGPLKNYYLLTHKNVHKRSLDTSEHHHKLLRDEPQVQWFQQQHEKRRKKRDYQIPSSFSFSDYPSFFDDFTATRQRQSFHHQRNRGAPLQNLFTDPLFKEQWYLNGGAKDGFDMNLGPAWQKGYTGKGVVVSILDDGIQTNHPDLALNYDHEASTDINDNDDDPMPRDNGDNKHGTRCAGEVAAVAFNQYCGVGVAYNASIGGVRMLDGPVNDAVEARALGLNPDHIDIYSASWGPEDDGKTVDGPGPLARRAFIYGVTSGRKGKGSIFVWASGNGGRHTDSCNCDGYTNSIFTLSISSATQGGYKPWYLEECSSTLASTYSSGTPGNDKSVATVDMDGKLRPDHICTVEHTGTSASAPLAAGISALALEANPSLTWRDMQYLVVLTSRSGPLEKEPGWILNGVKRKVSHKFGYGLMDAGGMVNLAEQWTNVPPQHICKSQEINEERPIDSSFGYTLSVYMDVSGCAGTINEVRFLEHVQCKVSLRFFPRGNLRLLLTSPMGTTSTLLFERPRDVLSSNFDDWPFLSVHFWGEKADGRWTLQIINAGTRRVNSPGILKKWQLIFYGTATNPIRLRTRQFNPVHHQSYYSSYNPSELSFPHDRSLGGSDQHNEFDFRQSVFQNYPGAYAGAASNIQASVASLDGSSASILTNRLPGDVSDDISRSLQGSLDPSKRVLHDCDPQCDHQGCYGTGPTECIACKTYRLDNMCVSRCPPRSFPNQGGVCWPCHESCETCAGAGQDSCLSCAPAHLRVTDLAVCLQQCPEGYYENSENSTCVPCEANCASCQDRPDHCTTCDHHLVMYDNKCYAACPLYTYETQDYNCAPCHQNCETCNGTGENQCISCKPGFFSLNGMCQSSCPAGYSADKKRRECMPCSLGCATCITSSCTSCIEGWSISKKGICVPDSRSKCEVAQYYEVDNCKPCHSSCETCAGPSEDFCTSCASPLLLQSRRCVAQCDDGYYSLAQPSRPICSPCLHTCKTCVSRLNCTACQEGLQLQSGECRSSCAQGYYSDRGQCAKCYLSCKTCSGPRRDQCVSCPQGWQLAAGECHPECPEGFFKSNFGCQKCHHYCRTCKGEGPLECTSCPAHSMLEGGLCMACLGAQYYDPLTQLCKNCHSDCRRCTGPGKFSCAACTLPLHFDKLNNQCVPCCPTTKKKSDTDECCVCDPETGGCRNSSPAGKRRVPGSEISADTIPQFDTGFESLNSDTKDHNPNYAVTAATMMAVAICVASVALFVAIFVALQAVSRKRESTNGYTKLAMRVEPSDEIEVDDMTELMT
- the LOC103569587 gene encoding furin-like protease 2 isoform X2, translated to MSSEAAILGLVLLVAIVGANRVLDTSRPTETKIQRPRVIYNNHFAIHVPDGPEAAAAIASKHEFDILGQIGPLKNYYLLTHKNVHKRSLDTSEHHHKLLRDEPQVQWFQQQHEKRRKKRDYQIPSSFSFSDYPSFFDDFTATRQRQSFHHQRNRGAPLQNLFTDPLFKEQWYLNGGAKDGFDMNLGPAWQKGYTGKGVVVSILDDGIQTNHPDLALNYDHEASTDINDNDDDPMPRDNGDNKHGTRCAGEVAAVAFNQYCGVGVAYNASIGGVRMLDGPVNDAVEARALGLNPDHIDIYSASWGPEDDGKTVDGPGPLARRAFIYGVTSGRKGKGSIFVWASGNGGRHTDSCNCDGYTNSIFTLSISSATQGGYKPWYLEECSSTLASTYSSGTPGNDKSVATVDMDGKLRPDHICTVEHTGTSASAPLAAGISALALEANPSLTWRDMQYLVVLTSRSGPLEKEPGWILNGVKRKVSHKFGYGLMDAGGMVNLAEQWTNVPPQHICKSQEINEERPIDSSFGYTLSVYMDVSGCAGTINEVRFLEHVQCKVSLRFFPRGNLRLLLTSPMGTTSTLLFERPRDVLSSNFDDWPFLSVHFWGEKADGRWTLQIINAGTRRVNSPGILKKWQLIFYGTATNPIRLRTRQFNPNYPGAYAGAASNIQASVASLDGSSASILTNRLPGDVSDDISRSLQGSLDPSKRVLHDCDPQCDHQGCYGTGPTECIACKTYRLDNMCVSRCPPRSFPNQGGVCWPCHESCETCAGAGQDSCLSCAPAHLRVTDLAVCLQQCPEGYYENSENSTCVPCEANCASCQDRPDHCTTCDHHLVMYDNKCYAACPLYTYETQDYNCAPCHQNCETCNGTGENQCISCKPGFFSLNGMCQSSCPAGYSADKKRRECMPCSLGCATCITSSCTSCIEGWSISKKGICVPDSRSKCEVAQYYEVDNCKPCHSSCETCAGPSEDFCTSCASPLLLQSRRCVAQCDDGYYSLAQPSRPICSPCLHTCKTCVSRLNCTACQEGLQLQSGECRSSCAQGYYSDRGQCAKCYLSCKTCSGPRRDQCVSCPQGWQLAAGECHPECPEGFFKSNFGCQKCHHYCRTCKGEGPLECTSCPAHSMLEGGLCMACLGAQYYDPLTQLCKNCHSDCRRCTGPGKFSCAACTLPLHFDKLNNQCVPCCPTTKKKSDTDECCVCDPETGGCRNSSPAGKRRVPGSEISADTIPQFDTGFESLNSDTKDHNPNYAVTAATMMAVAICVASVALFVAIFVALQAVSRKRESTNGYTKLAMRVEPSDEIEVDDMTELMT